In Rhodococcus sp. OK302, one genomic interval encodes:
- the ppk2 gene encoding polyphosphate kinase 2: MSPESNGVDGRVPDLPLTATRISVTEDYAQEIDEIASLTAKLGGLESAEFADAWRQGYPYEKKMSRREYERKKRRLQIELLKLQLWVKDTGQKVLIIFEGRDAAGKGGSIKRFTEHLNPRGARVVALEKPTDIERTQWYFQRYVAHLPSGGEIVMMDRSWYNRAGVERVMGYCTPTQYLEFMREAPEFERMLVNSGIHLHKLWFSVSREEQLARFAARRTDPVRQWKLSPTDLASLDKWDDYTQAKEAMFFYTDTGDAPWTVIKSNDKKRARLEAMRHVLASFEYPNKDHKLVGTPDPLIVGPASAIFEEGEHVNVVLPSI, translated from the coding sequence ATGAGTCCAGAGTCGAATGGTGTGGACGGAAGGGTTCCTGACCTGCCACTTACCGCAACCAGAATTTCCGTGACCGAGGACTACGCGCAGGAGATCGACGAGATCGCGAGTCTGACGGCCAAACTTGGCGGGCTGGAATCTGCTGAATTCGCGGATGCCTGGAGACAGGGCTATCCGTACGAGAAGAAGATGTCGCGCCGTGAGTACGAGCGGAAGAAGCGTCGGCTTCAGATCGAACTACTCAAACTGCAACTGTGGGTCAAGGACACCGGTCAGAAAGTTCTGATCATCTTCGAAGGCCGCGACGCGGCCGGCAAGGGTGGCTCGATCAAGCGTTTCACCGAGCATCTCAACCCTCGCGGGGCACGCGTCGTCGCCCTCGAGAAGCCGACGGACATCGAGCGTACGCAGTGGTATTTCCAGCGGTATGTCGCGCACCTGCCCAGCGGCGGCGAGATCGTCATGATGGACAGGTCTTGGTACAACCGCGCCGGCGTCGAGCGCGTGATGGGATATTGCACCCCGACCCAGTATCTCGAATTCATGCGTGAGGCACCGGAATTCGAGCGGATGCTCGTCAACTCCGGGATTCACCTGCACAAATTGTGGTTCTCGGTCAGTCGAGAAGAGCAGTTAGCGCGATTTGCCGCCCGCCGAACAGATCCGGTGCGTCAGTGGAAGCTGTCACCCACAGACCTTGCCTCCCTTGATAAGTGGGACGACTACACCCAGGCCAAAGAAGCGATGTTCTTCTACACGGACACAGGAGACGCTCCGTGGACCGTGATCAAGAGCAATGACAAGAAGCGGGCACGGCTCGAAGCGATGCGTCACGTGCTCGCCAGTTTCGAATACCCCAACAAGGATCACAAGCTTGTGGGAACCCCGGATCCCTTGATCGTGGGACCGGCCTCCGCAATCTTCGAAGAGGGCGAGCACGTCAACGTGGTTTTGCCGAGCATTTAG
- a CDS encoding ATP-binding cassette domain-containing protein — protein MPTKVPAISARGIRKRYGDQHVLDGLDLSVPSGSVYALLGANGAGKTTAVKILTTLIPFDSGDITVAGHSLRDDPQNVRRRISVTGQYAAVDTLLTGTENLVLLGELNHLGRKGSRHRADELLQQFDLTEFGGKRAGEYSGGMLRRLDIAMSLVAQPEIVFLDEPTTGLDPRSRHEMWSIVRTLTKSGVTIFLTTQYLDEADELADTVGVLNGGRLVAEGTPDELKRLVPGGHVALQFENPAQLDYAATVFPYAHKSPETLTLQIPSDGAVSSIRTILDSIDDPTVTVEKFSVHTPDLDDVFFALTAQSEIASVR, from the coding sequence ATGCCAACAAAAGTCCCCGCAATCTCAGCCCGCGGAATCCGTAAGCGCTACGGCGACCAGCACGTACTCGACGGACTCGACCTGTCAGTACCCTCCGGATCCGTCTACGCCCTACTCGGAGCAAACGGAGCCGGAAAGACCACGGCAGTCAAAATTCTCACAACCCTCATCCCGTTCGACTCCGGCGACATCACCGTCGCGGGACATTCACTTCGCGACGATCCTCAGAACGTTCGCCGACGGATAAGCGTCACCGGCCAGTACGCAGCGGTCGACACTCTGCTCACCGGAACCGAGAATCTGGTATTGCTCGGCGAGCTGAATCACCTGGGCCGGAAGGGTTCCCGACACCGCGCCGACGAATTGCTCCAACAATTCGACCTCACGGAATTCGGAGGCAAGCGTGCAGGCGAATACTCCGGCGGCATGCTCAGACGACTCGACATTGCAATGAGCCTGGTCGCGCAACCGGAGATTGTTTTTCTCGACGAACCCACGACGGGCTTGGATCCGCGCAGTCGCCACGAAATGTGGTCCATCGTCAGAACGCTCACGAAGTCGGGTGTCACAATCTTCCTGACCACCCAATACCTCGACGAGGCAGACGAGTTGGCAGACACCGTCGGCGTATTGAACGGCGGCCGACTGGTCGCCGAGGGAACACCGGACGAACTCAAACGGCTGGTTCCTGGTGGACACGTGGCGCTGCAATTCGAAAATCCGGCGCAACTCGACTACGCCGCAACAGTATTCCCCTACGCACACAAATCACCCGAAACTTTGACCCTGCAGATCCCGTCGGACGGGGCCGTGTCGTCGATCAGAACAATCCTCGACTCCATCGACGACCCAACGGTCACCGTCGAAAAATTCTCCGTGCACACACCCGACCTCGACGACGTGTTCTTCGCCTTGACCGCTCAATCCGAGATTGCGAGTGTCCGATGA
- a CDS encoding lysylphosphatidylglycerol synthase transmembrane domain-containing protein, giving the protein MRVDGRDIPVTGSLLPPLQRRTSDIMRVAVAAVLMGGVIAGSLITRSQWDALETSVSNIVGVLSPSLSDTVYLLYGIAILALPFAILIGLIVGRRWKLLAGYAAAGLIALVALSFTGTGLAAPKWHLDVPDRLDATFLSQFLDDPRWIAMLAAVLTVSGPWLPKKWRRAWWTLLLLFAPIHLVVSAIVPARSMLGLSVGYLIGAVIVLVVGTPGLEVPLDSAVRVLSKRGFRVTAFRVVSPSGIGPLVLSAAIDQSPDGELCDALTVELYGQNQRSSGAIRQTFRWISFRNRETPPPHGSLRRAVEHRALMGIAFADIGLASSKAVAISVLDRGWQMYARPSPRGIPLSVAAQEHKTEDLDAEGESSKLIDALWQTLHTAHIHQMAHGDLRASEIHVDGGTVLFGGYAYSEFGATEVQMQSDNAQLLLTTASLFGVDQAVETAIRIQGAETILGASGRLTTAAMPNRIRRGIPDSTPLMTEIRDEVGAKNGIEKIAPAQVTRFSRNQIIQLVLLIGLVYVAYPFLSQVPAFITELNTANWWWALLGLAVSALTYVGAAAALWACASSMVSYRHLLIMQVANTFAATTTPAGVGGLALSVRFLQKGGLGTVRATAAVALQQTVQVVTHVGLLIFFSIVAGRDTNLSHFIPGSTVLYLIGGIALGILGAFMFIPKLRQWLNNDLRPQVTEVLGELSQLARNPTRFLIIVGGSAATTLGAALALWASVEAFGGGTTFITVTIVTMIGGTLASAAPTPGGVGAVEAALIGGLTAFGLPPSIAVPSVLLYRVLTCWLPVFCGWPTLRWLQKNDMV; this is encoded by the coding sequence ATGCGCGTTGACGGACGGGACATCCCGGTAACGGGAAGCCTTCTGCCGCCGCTGCAACGCAGAACCAGCGACATCATGCGTGTGGCCGTCGCTGCTGTACTCATGGGCGGTGTGATCGCCGGTTCATTGATTACACGCAGCCAGTGGGACGCTCTCGAGACGTCCGTTTCGAACATCGTCGGCGTTCTCTCCCCCAGCCTGTCGGACACCGTCTACCTTCTGTACGGCATCGCGATCCTGGCACTGCCGTTCGCGATTCTCATCGGACTGATTGTGGGTCGACGGTGGAAGCTGCTCGCGGGATACGCCGCCGCCGGGCTGATCGCGCTCGTAGCGCTGTCCTTCACCGGTACCGGACTCGCAGCCCCGAAATGGCATCTCGACGTACCTGACCGCCTTGACGCCACCTTCCTCTCACAGTTCCTCGACGACCCCCGCTGGATCGCGATGCTGGCCGCTGTTCTGACCGTATCGGGTCCATGGCTGCCCAAGAAGTGGCGTCGCGCCTGGTGGACCCTGCTCCTGCTGTTCGCCCCGATCCACCTTGTGGTCAGTGCGATCGTGCCGGCGAGGTCGATGCTCGGACTGTCCGTCGGTTACCTCATCGGTGCCGTGATCGTGCTCGTCGTCGGCACTCCGGGTCTCGAGGTTCCGTTGGATTCCGCGGTCCGGGTGCTGTCGAAACGCGGCTTCCGTGTCACGGCTTTCCGCGTGGTCAGCCCGTCGGGCATCGGCCCTCTCGTCCTGTCCGCGGCGATCGATCAATCCCCGGACGGCGAACTGTGCGACGCGTTGACCGTCGAACTGTACGGACAGAATCAGAGAAGCAGCGGGGCGATCCGCCAGACCTTCCGCTGGATCTCCTTCCGCAATCGTGAAACTCCCCCGCCCCACGGATCACTGCGCCGCGCCGTCGAACATCGCGCGTTGATGGGAATCGCCTTCGCCGATATCGGGCTCGCCAGCTCCAAAGCCGTCGCGATCTCGGTACTCGACCGCGGCTGGCAAATGTACGCGCGTCCCTCGCCACGCGGAATCCCCCTCTCCGTCGCCGCCCAGGAGCACAAGACCGAGGACCTCGACGCCGAAGGTGAGTCCTCGAAACTTATCGACGCACTGTGGCAGACACTGCACACCGCCCACATCCATCAGATGGCCCACGGCGACCTCCGCGCATCCGAGATCCACGTCGACGGCGGAACGGTCCTCTTCGGCGGTTACGCGTATTCCGAGTTCGGCGCCACCGAAGTGCAGATGCAGTCGGACAACGCACAACTTCTCCTGACGACTGCATCACTGTTCGGTGTCGATCAGGCAGTGGAGACGGCCATCCGAATTCAAGGCGCAGAAACCATTCTCGGGGCCAGTGGCCGGTTGACAACCGCGGCGATGCCGAACCGTATCCGCCGGGGAATCCCGGACTCCACCCCGCTGATGACCGAGATCCGCGACGAGGTCGGCGCCAAGAACGGCATCGAGAAAATCGCCCCCGCGCAGGTCACACGATTCAGCCGGAATCAGATCATCCAGTTGGTGCTGCTCATCGGATTGGTCTACGTCGCGTACCCATTCCTCAGCCAGGTACCGGCCTTCATCACCGAACTCAACACCGCAAACTGGTGGTGGGCACTCCTGGGACTTGCCGTCTCGGCACTGACCTACGTCGGCGCCGCAGCGGCCCTCTGGGCCTGCGCATCATCCATGGTCAGTTACCGACACCTCCTGATCATGCAGGTAGCCAACACATTTGCAGCGACGACGACGCCCGCCGGCGTCGGCGGCTTGGCACTCAGCGTCCGCTTCCTGCAAAAGGGCGGACTGGGCACCGTCCGAGCGACCGCAGCCGTTGCCCTGCAACAAACCGTTCAGGTAGTCACCCATGTCGGTCTGCTCATCTTCTTCTCGATCGTCGCCGGCCGAGACACCAATCTGTCGCACTTCATTCCGGGTTCGACGGTGCTCTACCTCATCGGCGGCATCGCACTGGGAATCCTGGGCGCCTTCATGTTCATTCCCAAACTCCGGCAATGGCTCAACAACGATCTCCGGCCACAGGTCACCGAAGTCCTCGGAGAGCTGAGCCAGTTGGCGCGCAACCCCACTCGATTCCTCATCATCGTCGGTGGAAGTGCCGCAACAACTCTCGGCGCAGCCCTCGCATTGTGGGCAAGCGTCGAAGCGTTCGGCGGCGGAACAACGTTCATTACCGTCACCATCGTTACCATGATCGGTGGAACTCTCGCGTCGGCCGCACCGACGCCCGGTGGTGTCGGCGCCGTCGAGGCCGCCCTCATCGGTGGACTGACTGCTTTCGGGCTGCCGCCGAGCATCGCAGTTCCGTCGGTGTTGCTCTACCGAGTACTGACGTGCTGGCTGCCCGTCTTCTGTGGCTGGCCGACTCTGCGGTGGCTGCAGAAAAACGACATGGTGTGA
- a CDS encoding TetR/AcrR family transcriptional regulator, which yields MMARAKRWDGMDTGDDGALPKVVELAWGLDQPGTRGPKRGLSLEQILDTAIELADAEGVTALSMGRVAKSLGFTTMSLYRYVSSKDELLELISDRVVGPPPVLPKDASWRVQLEAWANQEYAMMVSRPWWLKLPITAPPTGPNNMAWLDAGLGALAGVELTAASKFQVITNVSLFVIGRARFVVDLAAQTVADEAAYQAVIARVVNREDFPHLSAVIAEGGLEDEPAAEESEDIDFGFSLGLLLDGVEQLVHRSRRTV from the coding sequence ATGATGGCAAGAGCGAAGAGATGGGACGGTATGGACACCGGCGACGACGGCGCGTTACCGAAAGTTGTGGAGTTGGCCTGGGGTCTGGACCAGCCGGGCACGCGCGGTCCCAAACGCGGTCTCAGTCTCGAACAAATTCTTGACACTGCGATCGAACTTGCTGATGCCGAGGGCGTTACAGCCCTGTCGATGGGCAGGGTCGCCAAATCGCTCGGATTTACCACGATGTCGCTCTATCGATACGTGTCGAGCAAAGACGAACTGCTCGAACTGATTTCGGATCGAGTAGTCGGACCTCCGCCAGTACTTCCCAAGGATGCGTCGTGGCGAGTTCAGTTGGAGGCGTGGGCAAATCAGGAATACGCAATGATGGTGAGTCGGCCGTGGTGGCTGAAGTTACCGATCACTGCTCCGCCGACCGGACCCAACAACATGGCCTGGTTGGACGCTGGATTGGGCGCCTTGGCGGGTGTGGAACTGACTGCGGCGTCGAAGTTTCAAGTGATCACCAACGTTTCGCTGTTCGTGATCGGCCGTGCTCGTTTTGTCGTAGATCTGGCCGCACAAACTGTTGCCGACGAAGCGGCGTACCAGGCCGTCATTGCACGTGTCGTAAATCGTGAAGATTTCCCCCACCTGAGTGCTGTGATAGCAGAAGGTGGGCTCGAAGACGAGCCTGCTGCCGAAGAATCCGAAGACATCGACTTCGGCTTCTCGCTCGGCTTGCTTCTCGACGGCGTCGAACAGTTGGTGCATCGATCCCGAAGGACGGTGTGA
- a CDS encoding ABC transporter permease: MTTTATTDSAVMLRRNLKHVLRSPDSMITAIALPVILMLLFVYVFGGAINTGSEYIDYVVPGIILLCAGFGASTTAVSVSSDMKDGIIDRFRTLAIAPSSVLTGHVLASVVRNILTTAIVIVVALIMGFRPTSDPLRWLAVAGVIIAFVFAMSYLSTALGLVAKNPEAAGGFTFAIMFLPYVSTAFVPAESMPSWLQGFARHQPVTPIIETVRGLLMGTPIGNSAVIALAWCLGIAVMGFVWANWLYRRKTTS, from the coding sequence ATGACAACAACAGCTACCACCGATTCCGCGGTGATGCTCCGGCGAAATCTCAAACATGTTCTACGCAGCCCGGATTCGATGATCACGGCAATAGCGCTACCGGTCATACTCATGCTGCTCTTCGTGTACGTGTTCGGCGGAGCCATCAACACCGGCAGCGAGTACATCGACTACGTAGTTCCCGGAATCATTCTGCTGTGCGCAGGTTTCGGCGCATCCACCACGGCGGTGAGCGTCTCGAGCGACATGAAGGACGGAATCATCGATCGCTTCCGGACCTTGGCGATCGCGCCGTCGTCGGTCCTGACCGGGCACGTGCTCGCCAGCGTCGTCCGCAACATTCTGACCACGGCAATCGTGATCGTAGTCGCCCTGATCATGGGATTTCGCCCAACCAGCGATCCACTGCGCTGGCTCGCTGTCGCCGGCGTGATTATCGCGTTCGTCTTCGCGATGTCATATCTTTCGACAGCACTGGGCCTCGTGGCCAAAAATCCTGAAGCCGCCGGCGGATTCACCTTCGCCATCATGTTTCTGCCCTACGTCAGCACCGCCTTCGTCCCCGCAGAATCCATGCCGTCCTGGCTTCAGGGATTTGCGCGGCATCAACCGGTCACACCGATCATCGAGACGGTGCGTGGGCTCCTGATGGGGACACCGATCGGAAACAGCGCCGTCATCGCACTCGCGTGGTGCCTGGGAATCGCGGTCATGGGATTTGTGTGGGCGAACTGGCTCTACCGACGCAAGACTACGAGTTGA